The following coding sequences lie in one Bifidobacterium sp. ESL0690 genomic window:
- a CDS encoding D-2-hydroxyacid dehydrogenase, which produces MAETNKGEKLIVNCIPVDEKDRQRFIEAAGDVPIEFCGDPKNYGDMKVKAQIPEELRAKATAVLGNFNPAIADQFTSLEWLQTWSAGVDAYIKPGVLPEGVTVTSATGAYGQSVSEHMIAMMWALMKNFTLYIRDQEAHEWKDEGTVLTPNGATALVIGTGDIGSHFARLAKGAGMHTVGVRRSADKPVDGIDEMHGFDELDTLLPQADVVALSLPRAADTHHLIDARRLAMLKKDAIVINGGRGDAVDDDALAEALNRKAIRGAGVDVFETEPLPASHPLWDAPRCIMTPHVAGGSHLASNDAHIVDIAVANVRRYAHGEPLQDNAHR; this is translated from the coding sequence ATGGCAGAAACCAACAAGGGCGAAAAGCTCATCGTCAACTGTATACCTGTGGATGAAAAGGACAGGCAACGGTTTATCGAGGCAGCGGGCGACGTGCCTATCGAATTCTGCGGAGACCCCAAAAACTACGGTGACATGAAAGTCAAGGCGCAAATTCCAGAAGAGCTGCGCGCAAAGGCAACGGCTGTGCTGGGTAACTTCAACCCGGCGATTGCCGACCAATTCACCAGCCTCGAATGGCTGCAAACCTGGAGTGCCGGTGTCGACGCCTATATCAAGCCAGGCGTGCTGCCCGAAGGCGTCACTGTGACCAGCGCAACCGGCGCGTATGGCCAGTCGGTCTCCGAACACATGATTGCGATGATGTGGGCGCTGATGAAGAACTTCACGCTTTATATCCGCGACCAGGAAGCCCATGAATGGAAGGACGAAGGTACCGTGCTTACGCCTAACGGCGCGACCGCACTGGTTATCGGCACCGGTGATATCGGCTCGCATTTCGCCCGTCTTGCCAAGGGTGCGGGAATGCACACCGTCGGCGTGCGCCGCAGTGCCGACAAGCCCGTTGACGGCATCGACGAGATGCATGGTTTCGATGAACTGGACACGCTGTTGCCGCAGGCCGATGTGGTCGCCTTGTCGTTGCCGAGGGCTGCCGACACCCATCATCTGATCGACGCACGCAGGCTTGCGATGCTCAAGAAAGATGCCATCGTCATCAACGGTGGCCGTGGGGATGCGGTCGACGACGACGCTTTGGCCGAGGCCTTGAACCGCAAGGCGATTCGCGGCGCCGGTGTCGATGTATTCGAGACCGAGCCGTTGCCGGCCTCCCATCCGCTTTGGGATGCCCCGCGTTGTATCATGACCCCGCACGTCGCCGGTGGCAGCCATCTGGCCAGCAACGACGCCCATATCGTCGACATCGCCGTGGCCAATGTGCGCCGCTACGCCCATGGCGAGCCCTTGCAGGACAACGCGCATCGCTGA
- a CDS encoding replication-associated recombination protein A — translation MTEDLFSAADAPEDVTRPLAVRMRPTTLDDVVGQQQVLGEGSPLRRLASPASKGSLTAPSSIILFGPPGVGKTTLAYIVAQQSGRDFEELSAVTSGVKDVRAVLERAHERLVTQGRETVLFIDEVHRFSKSQQDALLPSVENRDVTFIGATTENPSFSINKPLLSRSVVVKLESLEPDDLKTLITRALESEHGLKGEVKASDEAINEIIRMAGGDGRKTLTILEAAAGAVMGDRERKKGARKPVITPDIVSKVMDSATVRYDKDGDDHYDVASAFIKSMRGSDPDAALHYLARMLRAGEDPRFIARRIMIASAEEVGMAAPQILELTVAAAQAVAMVGMPEARIILSEAVIAVATAPKSNASYNAINQALADVDAGMIGQVPLWLRNAPTKLMKDWGNKDGYIYAHDVPGAVATQQYMPDELVGHEYYHPNNRGYEREVGPRLEKIRQILHGDAGKNRDGQNDGSDGGKDK, via the coding sequence ATGACCGAAGACTTGTTCAGCGCCGCCGATGCGCCTGAAGACGTGACCCGTCCGCTTGCCGTGCGGATGCGGCCGACGACGCTTGACGACGTGGTGGGCCAGCAGCAGGTTCTCGGCGAGGGCTCGCCTTTACGCCGGCTTGCAAGCCCTGCTTCCAAAGGTTCGCTGACCGCTCCGAGTTCGATTATCCTCTTCGGCCCTCCGGGAGTCGGCAAGACCACGCTGGCTTATATCGTCGCGCAGCAATCAGGTCGTGATTTCGAGGAACTTTCCGCCGTCACCTCCGGGGTCAAGGATGTGCGTGCGGTATTGGAACGCGCCCACGAACGTTTGGTGACGCAGGGGCGCGAGACGGTGCTGTTCATCGACGAGGTGCACCGCTTCTCCAAATCCCAGCAGGACGCGCTGCTCCCGAGCGTCGAAAACCGCGATGTCACCTTCATCGGGGCGACCACGGAAAATCCGAGTTTTTCCATCAACAAGCCGTTGCTGAGCCGGTCGGTGGTCGTCAAGCTGGAATCGCTCGAACCTGATGATCTGAAAACCCTGATTACCCGTGCGCTGGAAAGCGAGCATGGGCTCAAAGGCGAGGTCAAAGCCAGCGATGAGGCGATCAACGAGATCATCCGCATGGCCGGGGGAGACGGACGCAAGACGCTCACGATACTCGAAGCAGCTGCAGGCGCGGTCATGGGGGACAGGGAACGCAAGAAGGGCGCTCGCAAGCCGGTTATCACTCCCGACATTGTTTCCAAGGTGATGGATTCGGCCACCGTGCGCTACGACAAGGATGGCGACGACCATTACGACGTCGCCTCCGCGTTCATCAAATCGATGCGGGGGTCGGACCCGGATGCCGCGCTGCATTATCTGGCTCGGATGCTGCGCGCGGGGGAGGACCCGCGCTTTATCGCCCGGCGCATCATGATTGCCTCGGCCGAAGAAGTCGGCATGGCCGCCCCGCAGATTCTTGAACTTACTGTCGCCGCGGCACAAGCTGTCGCGATGGTCGGCATGCCCGAAGCGCGGATCATTCTTTCGGAAGCGGTGATAGCCGTGGCCACCGCGCCCAAGTCCAACGCCAGCTACAACGCCATCAACCAGGCGCTCGCCGACGTCGATGCGGGCATGATCGGCCAGGTTCCGCTGTGGCTACGAAATGCTCCGACCAAGCTCATGAAGGATTGGGGCAACAAGGATGGCTATATCTATGCTCACGATGTTCCTGGGGCCGTTGCGACTCAGCAGTACATGCCCGACGAGCTGGTGGGCCACGAATACTATCACCCCAACAATCGCGGTTACGAGCGCGAGGTCGGACCTAGACTGGAAAAAATCCGTCAGATTTTGCATGGGGATGCTGGCAAAAACCGTGACGGCCAAAATGACGGTTCCGACGGCGGAAAAGACAAATAA